GCCAGCTTCTTCTCTTCGCGCGCGATCAGCGCGCGGTCGTCGTGGTTCCACGGATGGAAGCCTGGCAGGAAGAAGCTCGCCCAGGCCCCCAGCACCTTGCGCATCATGCCCGGCCGCACGAGCGCGAACCAGAAGAAGCGCGCCCACGCCGTGGGCCCGGTAATCCCGTCCTGGCGGAGCAGCTCGAGCGTTCCCACCGTGCGGTCGACGACGAAGTTGCGCGTGACGAGCAGCATCACCTTGGCCTTCACCCGCCAGCGCTTGAAGCGCGGCCAATCGCGCGTGGCGTGCAGCCAGGTGTCGTAGGCGACGCCCTTATGCTCGATCTCCTCGATCGCATGCCAGCGCCACAAAGCCGCCGTTTCGGCGTCGGCTGCGGCCAGGTGGCGCGGGTCGCGGAGCAGTTCGTGGGCAAGGATCGCGGTGAAATGCTCGAGCGCCATGGTCGCGGCAAGCGACGCGATCGGCGCGCGGGCACGGACCATGTCGAGCCGCCAGTCGACGCGCTTTTCGAGACTGGAGAGGTCGTAGCCGGCCTCGTGCGCGCGCTTGTTGAACGCGACATGCTCGCGGCTGTGCATCACTTCCTGGCTGACGAACGCACGGATCTCCTCGGCCAGCTTGGGCGGCGTGCCGTCGCGGAACTTGCGGACGCTCTCGACGAAAAAGGCCTCGCCCTTCGGGAAGGTCGCCGACAGGGCATTGTAGAGCGCGGTGGCGACCGGATCGCCGCCCATCCACCAGCGGTCGGTGCGCATGCCGCGCCCGAATCGGCGGTCGCGCGGCGTGATCGTCAAATCGGAGGGTGTCGTTTCGCGCACCATCAGCTATCTCCCTTGACGATGCCGAATGTCTTATACTTACACTTATGTCAATAGCGCGCGCACGCCTTTCCTCCGCCGAGAGCCGCCTCGCCGCGCTCGAAGCGGCGCGTGAACTGCTCACCGAGGAAGGGCCGCAGTCGGTGACGCTGAAGGCGGTCGCGGCGCGGATCGGCAAGACCCACGCCAACCTGCTCCACCATTTCGGCTCGGCGGCCGGGCTGCAGTCGGAGCTGGCGCGTCACATCGGCGACCGCGTGACCGCGGGGATCGCCGAGGCGGTCGCGCGCACCCGCCAGGGCGAAGCCGATCCGATCGAGATCGTCGACCGCACCTTCGACGCGTTCGACCGCGAGGGCGCGGGCGCGCTCGCCGCCTGGATGATCCTGTCGGGCAATCGCGACGCGCTCGATCCGATCCTCGAATCGATCCATACTTTGGTCGACCAGCTCGGTCAGGGCCAC
This portion of the Sphingomonas sp. LY54 genome encodes:
- a CDS encoding metal-dependent hydrolase, with the translated sequence MVRETTPSDLTITPRDRRFGRGMRTDRWWMGGDPVATALYNALSATFPKGEAFFVESVRKFRDGTPPKLAEEIRAFVSQEVMHSREHVAFNKRAHEAGYDLSSLEKRVDWRLDMVRARAPIASLAATMALEHFTAILAHELLRDPRHLAAADAETAALWRWHAIEEIEHKGVAYDTWLHATRDWPRFKRWRVKAKVMLLVTRNFVVDRTVGTLELLRQDGITGPTAWARFFWFALVRPGMMRKVLGAWASFFLPGFHPWNHDDRALIAREEKKLAVEAPAYA
- a CDS encoding helix-turn-helix domain-containing protein, producing MSIARARLSSAESRLAALEAARELLTEEGPQSVTLKAVAARIGKTHANLLHHFGSAAGLQSELARHIGDRVTAGIAEAVARTRQGEADPIEIVDRTFDAFDREGAGALAAWMILSGNRDALDPILESIHTLVDQLGQGHENKPVHEITLSLVLAALGDSLLGEAMAKALGLPRGKARELARRQLLGQAGLSEPG